The Candidatus Dormiibacterota bacterium genome has a window encoding:
- a CDS encoding FGGY family carbohydrate kinase, translating to MPNQPPETLLGLDVGTTRIKAVLIDAAGVERASAAGPTPFATSSEGSEMAVLELLDAVAAVLGRLGPLRATAAAVGVAGMAECGAPLDAAGRPLGPVIAWYDPRGEDVVERLIRSGGEALAERTGRRLRTVSSVAKLGWWVERAGHPPGGWLGVPELCVHALGGAAVTDPSLASRTGWYDVAARAYLPEVAAAIGVPAVALPRVVAAGSVAGRVTAAAAAWSGLVIGVPVTPAGHDHLAAAAGCGAGAADLVDSVGTAESLVRRLPGASRLDPGILARALELGAAVSARPDGDGWAVLARGPRSGTVLAAVAAALGSPPLQELDAAAVEGATLAVADLVDAVLTGAEPALPPAPRGELWGAVLEELAGRTAAAAALCERLAGPAERVLVVGGGARSLPWLRAKARRLPAPLWRAGTGEAAARGAAVAAGVAAGWWPDAGAAPPPVLEPVAS from the coding sequence ATGCCCAATCAGCCCCCCGAGACCCTCCTCGGGCTCGATGTCGGCACCACCCGGATCAAGGCGGTGCTCATCGACGCGGCCGGGGTGGAGCGGGCGTCCGCGGCCGGCCCGACCCCGTTCGCCACCTCCTCCGAGGGGTCGGAGATGGCGGTTCTCGAGCTGCTCGACGCGGTCGCGGCGGTGCTCGGGCGGCTGGGGCCGCTGCGGGCCACGGCGGCGGCGGTGGGGGTCGCCGGGATGGCGGAGTGCGGCGCCCCCCTCGACGCCGCCGGCCGGCCGCTGGGGCCGGTGATCGCCTGGTACGACCCCCGCGGCGAGGACGTGGTCGAGCGGCTGATCCGCAGCGGCGGCGAGGCGCTGGCGGAGCGCACCGGCCGCCGCCTGCGGACGGTCTCGTCGGTGGCCAAGCTGGGCTGGTGGGTGGAGCGGGCGGGACACCCCCCCGGCGGCTGGCTGGGGGTCCCCGAGCTCTGCGTCCACGCCCTCGGCGGCGCCGCGGTCACCGACCCGAGCCTGGCCAGCCGCACCGGCTGGTACGACGTCGCCGCCCGCGCCTACCTGCCCGAGGTCGCCGCCGCCATCGGCGTGCCCGCCGTGGCGCTGCCCAGGGTGGTCGCCGCGGGCAGCGTCGCCGGCCGGGTGACCGCCGCCGCCGCCGCCTGGTCGGGGCTCGTGATCGGCGTCCCGGTGACCCCGGCGGGGCACGACCACCTCGCCGCCGCCGCCGGCTGCGGGGCCGGCGCCGCCGACCTCGTCGACTCGGTGGGCACCGCCGAGTCGCTGGTTCGGCGCCTGCCCGGCGCCTCCCGGCTCGACCCCGGCATCCTGGCGCGGGCGCTCGAGCTGGGCGCGGCGGTGTCGGCGCGCCCCGACGGCGACGGCTGGGCGGTGCTGGCCCGGGGACCGCGGTCGGGGACGGTGCTCGCCGCCGTCGCCGCCGCCCTCGGCTCGCCGCCGCTGCAGGAGCTCGACGCCGCCGCGGTCGAGGGCGCCACCCTTGCGGTCGCGGACCTCGTCGACGCCGTCCTCACCGGCGCGGAGCCCGCGCTCCCCCCGGCGCCCCGGGGCGAGCTGTGGGGGGCCGTGCTCGAGGAGCTGGCCGGTCGCACCGCCGCCGCCGCCGCCCTCTGCGAGCGGCTGGCCGGGCCGGCCGAGCGGGTGCTGGTGGTCGGCGGCGGCGCCCGCAGCCTGCCCTGGCTGCGGGCCAAGGCGCGGCGGCTGCCGGCGCCGCTGTGGCGCGCCGGCACCGGCGAGGCGGCGGCGCGCGGCGCGGCGGTGGCCGCCGGGGTGGCGGCGGGCTGGTGGCCCGACGCCGGTGCGGCGCCCCCGCCGGTGCTCGAGCCGGTCGCCTCCTAA
- a CDS encoding NAD-dependent epimerase/dehydratase family protein produces the protein MRILVLGADGYLGWPTALHLSARGHDVVAADSLVRRRWDRACGTHSLVPVSTMPRRVERWEAESGRRIRWQRLDVCDLQALRSLIAAEAPEAVVHFAEQRSAPYSMISASHAIETQVNNVVGTLNLLFALRDVAPDCHLVKLGTMGEYGTPNIDIEEGFIDIEHNGRRDRLPFPKRPGSFYHLSKVHDSHNIEFTCRAWGLRATDLNQGVVYGLSTPESDLHPTLATRFDYDDIWGTALNRFCTQAAIGHPITVYGRGGQTRGFIDIRDTVRCVELAALNPAAPGEFRVFNQFTEQFSILDLAHRVQAARQAHGLDTTVAHLPNPRTELEEHYYNARHQKLVDLGLEPHLLEQTLIDTVITRVERMRSRVRPGLFAPRVDWRAREQAFSEAGHLSAGRSARGLVGRHTSHRQATARVAAR, from the coding sequence ATGCGCATCCTCGTCCTCGGAGCCGACGGCTACCTGGGGTGGCCCACCGCCCTGCATCTCTCCGCCCGCGGCCACGACGTGGTGGCGGCCGACAGCCTCGTCCGGCGTCGCTGGGACCGGGCCTGCGGCACCCACAGCCTGGTGCCGGTGTCGACCATGCCCCGGCGGGTCGAGCGCTGGGAGGCGGAGAGCGGGCGCCGCATCCGCTGGCAGCGGCTCGACGTCTGCGACCTCCAGGCGCTGCGCTCGCTGATCGCCGCCGAGGCCCCCGAGGCGGTGGTGCACTTCGCCGAGCAGCGCTCCGCCCCCTACTCGATGATCAGCGCGAGCCACGCGATCGAGACCCAGGTCAACAACGTGGTCGGCACCCTCAACCTCCTGTTCGCGCTCCGCGACGTCGCCCCCGACTGCCACCTGGTGAAGCTCGGCACCATGGGCGAGTACGGCACCCCGAACATCGACATCGAGGAGGGGTTCATCGACATCGAGCACAACGGCCGGCGCGACCGGCTGCCCTTCCCGAAGCGGCCGGGGTCGTTCTACCACCTCTCCAAGGTGCACGACAGCCACAACATCGAGTTCACCTGCCGGGCCTGGGGGCTGCGCGCCACCGACCTCAACCAGGGCGTGGTCTACGGCCTGTCCACGCCGGAGAGCGACCTCCACCCGACCCTGGCGACCCGCTTCGACTACGACGACATCTGGGGCACGGCGCTCAACCGCTTCTGCACCCAGGCGGCGATCGGCCATCCCATCACGGTGTACGGGCGCGGCGGCCAGACCCGTGGCTTCATCGACATCCGCGACACGGTGCGCTGCGTCGAGCTGGCCGCGCTCAACCCGGCGGCGCCCGGCGAGTTCCGGGTGTTCAACCAGTTCACCGAGCAGTTCAGCATCCTCGACCTCGCCCACCGGGTGCAGGCGGCCCGCCAGGCCCACGGGCTCGACACCACCGTCGCCCACCTCCCCAACCCGCGCACCGAGCTCGAGGAGCACTACTACAACGCCCGTCACCAGAAGCTCGTCGACCTCGGGCTCGAGCCCCACCTGCTGGAGCAGACGCTGATCGACACCGTGATCACCCGGGTCGAGCGGATGCGCTCACGGGTGCGTCCGGGGCTGTTCGCGCCGCGGGTCGACTGGCGGGCGCGCGAGCAGGCGTTCAGCGAGGCCGGCCACCTCAGCGCCGGGCGCAGCGCCCGCGGCCTCGTCGGCCGCCACACCAGCCACCGCCAGGCCACTGCGCGAGTGGCCGCCCGGTAG
- a CDS encoding glycosyltransferase family 2 protein has product MAVTAVLPDLQRLSSLTLVMPAHNEAESLRRLLPRAAEVLPGIARRVEVVLVDDGSTDGGGELAERLGGEIGLEVRVIRHPRKSGYGISVADGLRAARMEYTAFTDADGQFDVADLALLVPDLLGGAALVAGWRRQRQDAAVRSVVSGVFNVALRLLYGLRVRDVDCALKLMRTDFLRSIDLESHSALINAELFCKARRDGWRTAQVPVPHHPRELGRRSGARPRAVLRAIRELMRYRQRWR; this is encoded by the coding sequence ATGGCGGTGACGGCGGTCCTCCCCGACCTCCAGAGGCTGAGCAGCCTCACCCTGGTGATGCCCGCCCACAACGAGGCGGAGAGCCTGCGCCGGCTGCTCCCCCGCGCCGCCGAGGTGCTCCCCGGCATCGCCCGGCGGGTCGAGGTGGTGCTGGTCGACGACGGCAGCACCGACGGCGGCGGCGAGCTCGCCGAGCGCCTCGGCGGCGAGATCGGGCTCGAGGTGCGGGTCATCCGCCACCCCCGCAAGAGCGGCTACGGCATCAGCGTGGCCGACGGGCTGCGCGCCGCCCGGATGGAGTACACCGCCTTCACCGACGCCGACGGGCAGTTCGACGTCGCCGACCTCGCCCTCCTGGTGCCCGACCTGCTCGGCGGCGCCGCCCTGGTGGCCGGCTGGCGTCGCCAGCGCCAGGACGCGGCGGTGCGCTCGGTGGTGAGCGGGGTCTTCAACGTCGCCCTGCGGCTGCTCTACGGGTTGCGGGTGCGCGACGTCGACTGCGCCCTCAAGCTGATGCGCACCGACTTCCTCCGCTCCATCGACCTCGAGTCGCACAGCGCGCTGATCAACGCCGAGCTCTTCTGCAAGGCCCGGCGCGACGGGTGGCGGACCGCCCAGGTGCCGGTGCCGCATCATCCCCGCGAGCTCGGCCGCCGCTCCGGGGCGCGTCCGCGAGCGGTGCTCCGGGCGATCCGCGAGCTCATGCGTTACCGTCAGCGCTGGCGGTAA
- a CDS encoding glycosyltransferase family 39 protein: MAPHRRTGPLAWGLGLLVLLRLPSFFEPPWYTDEAGYTTAARSLLQGRSLYSEIWSNKPPLQTWTVALTVRLLGTSEAALHTLTLIAGALTVAAVAHAARRLTSPRRALAAVLGTALLLGVPITGAQLAVPDSLLCAATTWAGALLIPRLAGVTPAAAARSWPVVVGVLAAIGIAFQQTAVADAAVFGLMILLSPRAGRRDLLVYCATVVALTGAWVAAYAALAGPHRLGFALLGFYGQYSADALPTTTAERVLHAVLLALAPGLLTAGAWLSRRSARPLWMLWLWAGATLLVPAAAHQPYAHLLTPSIPPLMLALAAGLRLPSVRRLRSGAAARFAPLAAGAVLAGAQASVTGLDWDPLGLAGVQSPAPTLGTYYMGGLRTLLGREDRVTWTTDFDDKVLADARSSAWIRAHGWSGHRAVLWSSDAWPYILADLPLLLPTAPIYNDIVLAGSHQALVAQVAALDPEVILSQDFDLVVFPEVSTLLERRYRQVFADFPDAVWIRSDLPDTAPRQMP, translated from the coding sequence ATGGCACCTCACCGCCGGACCGGCCCCCTCGCCTGGGGGCTGGGGCTGCTCGTCCTGCTCCGGCTCCCCTCGTTCTTCGAGCCCCCCTGGTACACCGACGAGGCGGGGTACACCACGGCGGCCCGCAGCCTGCTGCAGGGGCGGTCGCTGTACTCGGAGATCTGGTCGAACAAGCCGCCGCTGCAGACCTGGACGGTGGCGCTCACCGTCCGCCTGCTGGGCACCTCGGAGGCTGCGCTGCACACCCTCACGCTGATCGCCGGGGCGCTCACCGTCGCTGCCGTCGCCCACGCCGCCCGGCGGCTGACCTCCCCGAGGCGGGCGCTGGCGGCGGTGCTCGGCACCGCGCTCCTGCTCGGGGTGCCGATCACCGGCGCCCAGCTGGCCGTCCCCGACAGCCTGCTCTGCGCCGCCACCACCTGGGCGGGCGCGCTGCTCATCCCCCGGCTCGCCGGGGTGACCCCGGCGGCGGCCGCCCGCTCCTGGCCGGTGGTGGTGGGGGTCCTGGCGGCGATCGGGATCGCCTTCCAGCAGACCGCGGTGGCCGACGCCGCCGTGTTCGGGCTGATGATCCTGCTCAGCCCGCGCGCCGGCCGCCGTGACCTGCTGGTCTACTGCGCCACCGTGGTGGCGCTCACCGGGGCGTGGGTGGCGGCCTACGCGGCGCTGGCCGGGCCCCACCGCCTCGGCTTCGCCCTGCTCGGCTTCTACGGCCAGTACAGCGCCGACGCGCTGCCCACCACCACCGCCGAGCGGGTCCTCCACGCGGTGCTGCTGGCGCTCGCGCCCGGGCTGCTCACCGCCGGCGCCTGGCTCAGCCGGCGCTCCGCGCGTCCCCTGTGGATGCTCTGGCTCTGGGCGGGCGCGACCCTGCTCGTCCCCGCCGCCGCCCACCAGCCCTACGCCCACCTGCTCACCCCCTCGATCCCGCCGCTGATGCTCGCCCTCGCCGCCGGGCTGCGCCTGCCCTCGGTGCGGCGGCTGCGCTCGGGCGCGGCGGCGCGCTTCGCCCCGCTCGCCGCGGGGGCGGTGCTCGCCGGGGCGCAGGCGAGCGTGACCGGGCTCGACTGGGACCCGCTGGGGCTCGCCGGGGTCCAGAGCCCGGCGCCCACCCTGGGGACCTACTACATGGGCGGGCTGCGCACCCTGCTGGGCCGGGAGGACCGGGTCACCTGGACCACCGACTTCGACGACAAGGTGCTCGCCGACGCCCGCTCCAGCGCCTGGATCCGCGCCCACGGCTGGTCGGGCCACCGGGCGGTGCTGTGGAGCTCGGACGCCTGGCCGTACATCCTCGCCGACCTCCCCCTGCTCCTCCCCACGGCGCCGATCTACAACGACATCGTCCTCGCCGGCTCGCACCAGGCGCTGGTGGCGCAGGTCGCCGCCCTCGACCCCGAGGTCATCCTCAGCCAGGACTTCGACCTGGTCGTGTTCCCGGAGGTCTCCACGCTGCTGGAGCGCCGCTACCGGCAGGTGTTCGCCGACTTTCCCGACGCGGTGTGGATTCGCAGCGATCTGCCCGACACGGCGCCCCGGCAGATGCCATGA
- a CDS encoding O-methyltransferase: MSTTATTVTPELQAYLAPLFWPEDSLLQDLARDLAERGPQIQVSADEGRLLGMLVTLTGARRVLEVGTLFGYSAVWMARAMGPAGHLDTVEFSPVHAEAARGWVERAGLAERVTVHEGPALEVLPGLTGTYDLAFFDAAKSEYCDYLDQALRLVRPGGLILADNVFWNGRVTGGGDGDADVRGIRDYNARIASDPRLTSTVIPVGDGLAVSVVR, translated from the coding sequence ATGAGCACCACCGCGACCACCGTGACCCCGGAGCTCCAGGCGTACCTCGCGCCCCTGTTCTGGCCCGAGGACAGCCTGCTCCAGGACCTCGCCCGCGACCTCGCCGAGCGCGGCCCGCAGATCCAGGTCTCGGCCGACGAGGGGCGGTTGCTGGGCATGCTCGTCACCCTGACCGGGGCCCGGCGGGTGCTCGAGGTGGGGACCCTCTTCGGCTACTCCGCGGTCTGGATGGCCCGGGCGATGGGGCCGGCCGGCCACCTCGACACCGTGGAGTTCTCGCCGGTGCACGCCGAGGCGGCGCGAGGCTGGGTCGAGCGCGCCGGGCTCGCCGAACGGGTCACCGTGCACGAGGGCCCGGCCCTCGAGGTGCTGCCCGGGCTCACCGGCACCTACGACCTCGCGTTCTTCGACGCCGCCAAGTCGGAGTACTGCGACTACCTCGACCAGGCGCTGCGGCTGGTGCGCCCCGGCGGGCTGATCCTCGCCGACAACGTCTTCTGGAACGGCCGGGTGACCGGTGGGGGCGACGGGGACGCGGACGTTCGCGGCATCCGTGACTACAACGCGCGGATCGCCTCCGACCCGCGGCTCACCTCCACGGTCATCCCCGTGGGCGACGGCCTGGCGGTCTCGGTGGTGCGGTGA